In Moorella sp. Hama-1, a single genomic region encodes these proteins:
- a CDS encoding IS1634 family transposase — protein sequence MPVAIDNMRFFRAGPAALIARLCDVLKITEIIDAVVEWDPVQCHLSPGTRVKALIINLLVDREALYHVERFFENQDLEVLFGTEQQIRAEDFNDDALGRALDKLFASGQLKKLFSSIALTAAATHNVPIEGIHVDTTSISVQGAYEGEGDLDITFGFSKDHRPDLKQFLIGLTVNKDGLPILGQSLDGNTSDKSWYPQVIEELVQNFSPAKLKEIIFVADCALVTKDNLALLVQEEENKPALQFISLLPENFGLNKEIKAEAFHTGAWQEIGNLSQKEDAARYKSQSFVREIDGKDFRLIVVHSTTLDKRKEKSLLKKWAKQKETLAKAARELSRRPFACDADARKAIELFCQEYRHQPFIFKGTVTEEIESSYAKRGRPKKEEQPQNTVVYHAYIQVDEDPEAMAQEKDLASTFVLITNLMDTAAYPDGEVLKEYKEQNAVERQFRFLKQPVLLGPIFLKNKDRVEAMSFVFQLALLVAAYLEYRVRKNLEQQEAPLILPGKRKSTNPTARALLEMFDYLLVVKQGPDRALINYHGSEVIRALELAGFGKEIYLFPPSGGG from the coding sequence ATGCCCGTAGCCATCGATAATATGCGCTTCTTCCGGGCCGGTCCCGCAGCCCTGATCGCCAGGCTATGTGACGTCCTAAAGATAACAGAAATCATTGATGCCGTAGTCGAATGGGACCCGGTCCAGTGCCATCTTTCCCCGGGCACTCGGGTTAAGGCGCTGATCATTAATCTCCTAGTAGACCGGGAGGCCCTTTATCATGTCGAGCGCTTTTTTGAGAACCAGGACCTGGAGGTCTTGTTTGGAACTGAGCAACAGATCCGGGCTGAAGATTTTAACGACGACGCCTTGGGTCGGGCCCTGGATAAACTCTTCGCCAGCGGCCAGTTAAAGAAGTTGTTCTCCAGCATTGCCTTAACTGCCGCCGCAACTCACAACGTGCCTATCGAAGGCATCCACGTCGATACTACCTCCATTTCCGTGCAGGGAGCCTATGAGGGTGAAGGAGATTTAGATATCACCTTCGGTTTTAGCAAAGATCATCGCCCCGACCTCAAGCAGTTTCTCATCGGTTTAACCGTAAACAAGGACGGGTTACCCATTTTAGGTCAGAGCCTGGACGGCAATACGAGTGATAAGTCCTGGTATCCTCAGGTTATTGAGGAATTGGTGCAAAACTTCAGCCCGGCAAAGCTTAAAGAGATCATCTTTGTGGCGGACTGCGCCCTGGTAACCAAGGATAACCTGGCGCTGCTGGTCCAGGAGGAAGAAAACAAACCAGCCCTCCAATTCATCTCCCTGTTACCGGAGAACTTTGGCCTTAACAAGGAGATCAAAGCCGAGGCCTTTCACACCGGCGCCTGGCAGGAGATCGGGAATTTAAGCCAGAAGGAAGACGCCGCCAGGTATAAAAGCCAGAGCTTTGTCCGGGAAATAGACGGCAAGGACTTCCGGTTAATCGTAGTTCACTCCACGACCTTGGATAAACGCAAAGAGAAGAGCCTCTTAAAAAAGTGGGCCAAGCAAAAGGAAACTTTAGCAAAGGCCGCCCGGGAACTCTCCCGGCGTCCCTTCGCCTGTGATGCCGATGCCAGGAAAGCCATAGAGCTCTTCTGCCAGGAATACCGCCACCAACCTTTCATCTTCAAGGGTACAGTTACTGAAGAGATAGAGAGCAGCTATGCCAAACGGGGGCGGCCCAAGAAAGAAGAGCAGCCCCAGAACACAGTTGTTTACCATGCCTACATCCAGGTAGATGAAGATCCGGAAGCAATGGCCCAGGAGAAGGACCTGGCTTCCACCTTCGTCCTTATTACCAATCTCATGGATACCGCAGCCTACCCCGACGGGGAAGTGCTCAAGGAGTATAAGGAACAGAACGCTGTCGAGAGGCAGTTCCGTTTTCTTAAACAGCCGGTCCTCCTGGGGCCTATCTTTCTCAAAAACAAGGACCGGGTAGAAGCCATGTCCTTCGTCTTTCAGTTAGCCCTTCTGGTGGCAGCTTACCTGGAGTATCGGGTTAGAAAAAATCTGGAGCAACAAGAGGCTCCTTTAATCCTGCCGGGGAAGAGGAAAAGTACTAACCCTACGGCCCGGGCACTCCTGGAGATGTTTGATTATCTCCTGGTAGTTAAACAAGGTCCGGACAGGGCGTTAATCAATTACCACGGTTCGGAGGTGATTAGAGCCCTTGAACTCGCGGGGTTCGGTAAGGAAATCTACCTTTTCCCACCTAGCGGTGGTGGGTAG
- a CDS encoding nucleotidyltransferase family protein, translated as MGTQSDELATYYAKKYPLALADSLSPADTYLAERYQEAWQVAKRAATILKGRYSAKKVAVFGSLVDRSRFTRWSDVDLAAWGIPDDRFYAAVGAVTGLSERFKVDLVDP; from the coding sequence TTGGGTACACAATCAGACGAACTGGCTACCTATTACGCTAAAAAATATCCTTTAGCTCTTGCTGACAGTTTGTCGCCTGCTGACACATATCTAGCCGAGCGTTACCAAGAAGCCTGGCAAGTGGCGAAAAGAGCTGCGACTATCTTAAAAGGAAGATACTCTGCTAAAAAAGTGGCGGTCTTTGGCTCCCTTGTTGATCGTTCCCGGTTTACACGCTGGTCTGATGTCGACCTGGCGGCCTGGGGCATCCCCGACGATCGGTTTTACGCGGCGGTAGGGGCGGTGACGGGCCTGAGCGAAAGATTTAAAGTAGATTTGGTTGACCCATAG
- a CDS encoding Fe-S-containing hydro-lyase has translation MEGNPSCRQGAPVTEEKRIRTPLVDAVVADLRAGDRVLVSGVIYAARDSAHKRLIELLDRGEELPVDLRGQVIYYVGPAPAAPGRVIGSAGPTTSGRMDPYTPRLIAATGLKGMIGKGYRSAEVKKALVDHKAVYFAAVGGAGALIARCIKRAEVIAYPDLGPEALRLLEVEDLPVTVINDCYGGDLYTEALARYRV, from the coding sequence ATGGAGGGTAACCCCTCCTGCCGCCAGGGGGCGCCGGTAACAGAGGAAAAGCGAATCCGTACCCCCCTGGTAGATGCCGTTGTCGCAGACCTCCGGGCCGGGGACCGGGTGCTGGTCAGCGGCGTCATCTACGCCGCCCGGGATAGCGCCCACAAAAGGTTAATCGAGCTCCTGGACCGGGGCGAGGAATTACCTGTTGACCTGCGGGGGCAGGTTATTTACTACGTGGGTCCGGCCCCGGCTGCGCCCGGCCGGGTTATTGGCTCCGCCGGGCCTACCACCAGCGGCCGCATGGACCCCTATACCCCGCGGTTAATCGCCGCCACCGGCCTGAAGGGCATGATTGGTAAGGGTTATCGTTCGGCGGAAGTCAAGAAAGCCCTGGTGGACCATAAAGCCGTTTACTTTGCCGCCGTAGGTGGCGCCGGAGCTTTAATCGCCAGGTGCATTAAAAGGGCGGAAGTAATCGCCTATCCCGACCTGGGGCCCGAGGCCCTGCGCCTCCTGGAGGTCGAGGACCTGCCGGTCACCGTAATCAACGACTGCTACGGCGGCGACCTTTATACCGAAGCCCTGGCCAGGTATAGGGTGTAG
- a CDS encoding fumarate hydratase: MTRIITCDEITRAVADLCREANYYLGEDVREALAGALAREVSPQGKDVLHQLLENAAIAAAEQVPICQDTGAAVVFLELGQEVQVQGGFLYDAINAGVHQGYTEGYLRKSLVYPPLDGRNTGDNTPAIIHTKIVPGNKLTITVAPKGGGSENMSAVAMLTPAAGVRGVKEFVLDTVKKAGPNPCPPIIVGVGIGGNFEKCALLAKEALLRPLGQPHPLAEVASLERELLAAINNLGIGPQGFGGRVTALAVHVEIFARHIASLPVAVNIQCHAARHKSVTL; encoded by the coding sequence ATGACCAGGATCATTACCTGCGATGAGATTACCCGGGCGGTGGCCGACCTCTGCCGGGAGGCCAATTATTACCTGGGTGAGGACGTGCGGGAAGCCCTGGCAGGGGCTTTGGCCCGGGAAGTCTCGCCCCAGGGGAAGGACGTCTTGCACCAGCTCCTGGAGAATGCCGCCATCGCCGCCGCCGAGCAGGTGCCCATCTGCCAGGATACAGGGGCGGCGGTAGTTTTCCTCGAGTTGGGCCAGGAGGTGCAGGTTCAGGGCGGCTTTCTCTACGACGCCATTAACGCCGGCGTCCACCAGGGGTATACAGAGGGTTACCTGCGCAAATCCCTGGTCTACCCGCCCCTGGACGGCCGGAATACAGGGGACAATACGCCGGCTATTATTCATACGAAAATTGTTCCCGGCAATAAACTGACCATCACCGTGGCGCCCAAGGGCGGCGGCAGCGAGAATATGAGCGCGGTGGCCATGCTGACGCCGGCCGCCGGCGTCCGGGGTGTAAAGGAGTTTGTCCTTGATACCGTCAAAAAGGCCGGTCCCAACCCCTGCCCGCCAATTATCGTCGGGGTGGGCATCGGCGGCAACTTCGAAAAATGCGCCCTCCTGGCCAAGGAGGCCCTGCTGCGGCCCCTGGGACAGCCCCACCCTTTAGCGGAGGTTGCCTCCCTGGAGAGGGAACTGCTGGCGGCCATCAATAACCTGGGCATCGGCCCCCAGGGCTTCGGCGGCCGGGTCACAGCCCTGGCGGTGCACGTTGAAATCTTTGCCCGGCATATTGCCAGCCTGCCTGTGGCCGTAAATATCCAGTGCCACGCCGCCCGGCATAAGAGCGTTACCCTGTAA
- the argH gene encoding argininosuccinate lyase, translated as MKLWGGRFTRTTDHLVEDFHSSISFDQRLYKEDIAGSIAHARMLAAVGLITPAEGETIIKGLEEIRADIEAGRVTFDVGAEDIHMNIEKLLTERIGAAGKKLHTARSRNDQVALDLRLYLKEEIPAVKKLLAGLQQVLVDLAVQHLHTVMPGYTHLQKAQPVTLAHHLLAYFEMFYRDQQRLDGCLARVDVMPLGAGALAGTTLPIDREMVARELGFKAISANSLDAVADRDFVVDFLAAAALIMMHLSRLAEEIILWSSEEFGFLELDDAYSTGSSMMPQKKNPDVAELVRGKTGRVYGHLMGMLTVLKGLPLAYNKDLQEDKETLFDALDTVKGCLLVFTPMLATARFQVDRMQAGAASGFAAATDVAEYLVRKGLPFREAHAVVGSLVLHCLQEGRSFQDLSLAEWQSFSPLFGNDIFGYLAAEACVRGRNLPGGPAPEAVAKAIERARRLLGGI; from the coding sequence ATGAAGCTCTGGGGCGGACGCTTTACCAGAACTACGGATCACCTGGTGGAGGATTTCCATTCCTCCATCAGCTTTGATCAGCGCCTCTATAAAGAGGATATCGCCGGTTCCATCGCCCACGCCCGCATGTTGGCGGCGGTGGGCCTCATTACCCCGGCTGAAGGTGAAACCATAATCAAAGGCCTGGAGGAAATCCGGGCCGACATCGAAGCCGGCCGGGTGACCTTTGATGTGGGCGCTGAGGACATCCACATGAATATCGAAAAGCTCCTCACGGAGCGCATCGGCGCGGCCGGTAAGAAGCTGCATACGGCCCGCAGCCGCAACGACCAGGTGGCTCTGGACCTGCGGCTCTATTTAAAAGAAGAGATTCCCGCCGTCAAAAAGCTTCTGGCCGGCCTGCAGCAGGTCCTGGTGGACCTGGCCGTGCAACATCTCCACACCGTCATGCCCGGTTACACCCACCTGCAGAAGGCCCAGCCTGTCACCCTGGCCCACCACCTCCTGGCCTACTTCGAGATGTTTTACCGCGACCAGCAGCGCCTGGACGGCTGCCTGGCCCGGGTGGACGTCATGCCCCTGGGCGCCGGCGCCCTGGCCGGGACCACCCTGCCTATCGACCGGGAGATGGTGGCCCGGGAGCTGGGCTTTAAGGCTATCAGCGCCAACTCCCTGGATGCCGTGGCCGACCGCGATTTTGTCGTCGATTTCCTGGCCGCCGCCGCCCTGATCATGATGCACCTGAGCCGCCTGGCCGAGGAGATTATCCTCTGGTCCAGCGAGGAGTTTGGCTTCCTGGAGCTGGACGACGCCTACAGCACCGGCTCCAGTATGATGCCCCAGAAGAAGAACCCCGACGTGGCGGAACTGGTGCGGGGTAAGACCGGCCGGGTGTACGGCCACCTGATGGGTATGCTGACGGTTTTAAAGGGCTTGCCCCTGGCCTATAACAAAGACCTGCAGGAGGACAAGGAAACCCTTTTTGACGCCCTGGATACGGTTAAGGGCTGCCTCCTGGTCTTTACCCCCATGCTGGCCACGGCCAGATTCCAGGTAGACCGTATGCAGGCCGGCGCCGCCAGCGGGTTTGCCGCGGCCACCGATGTGGCCGAGTACCTGGTACGCAAGGGCCTGCCCTTCCGCGAGGCCCACGCCGTAGTCGGCTCCCTGGTCCTGCACTGCCTGCAGGAGGGCCGCAGCTTCCAGGATCTAAGCCTGGCGGAGTGGCAGTCCTTTTCGCCGCTATTTGGCAATGATATTTTTGGGTACCTTGCGGCAGAGGCCTGCGTCCGGGGCCGCAACCTCCCCGGCGGTCCGGCCCCGGAAGCTGTGGCGAAGGCCATAGAACGGGCCAGGCGGCTCCTGGGCGGGATTTGA
- a CDS encoding argininosuccinate synthase: MAEKVVLAYSGGLDTSIIIPWLKETYGYDVIAVAVDVGQGEELEPLEEKAIKTGASKIYILDKKKEFVEEYIWPTLKAGAIYEGKYLLGTSFARPLIAKCLVEIAEKEGATAVAHGATGKGNDQVRFELGVKALNPRLKVIAPWRVWNIRSREEAMDYAAARGIPVPVTKDRPYSMDRNLWHLSHEGGDLEDPLNEPKDDLYLIITPPEQAPDKPAYVTIDFEKGVPVAVDGEKLDAVALVTKLNDLAAANGVGIDDIVENRLVGMKSRGVYETPGGTILYTAHRELEYLTLDRMTMHFKEIVAAKYAELVYDGNWFSPLKKALDAFVDSTQETVTGTVRLKLYKGSCTPAGAKSPYSIYSEDLVTFGAGGDYDHKDATGFINLFGLPLKVRALMEQKAGLK, translated from the coding sequence ATGGCTGAAAAAGTAGTCCTGGCCTATTCCGGCGGGTTAGATACTTCCATAATTATCCCCTGGCTCAAAGAAACCTACGGTTATGACGTCATCGCCGTGGCCGTCGATGTCGGCCAGGGCGAGGAATTGGAGCCCCTGGAGGAAAAGGCCATCAAGACCGGGGCCAGCAAGATCTACATCCTGGATAAAAAGAAGGAATTCGTGGAGGAGTACATCTGGCCCACCCTCAAGGCCGGGGCCATTTATGAGGGCAAGTACCTCCTGGGCACTTCCTTTGCCCGGCCCCTTATTGCCAAATGCCTGGTGGAAATTGCGGAAAAGGAAGGGGCCACGGCCGTAGCCCACGGCGCCACCGGGAAGGGCAACGACCAGGTCCGCTTCGAACTGGGGGTCAAGGCCTTAAACCCCCGCTTAAAGGTCATCGCCCCCTGGCGCGTCTGGAACATCCGCTCCCGGGAAGAGGCCATGGATTACGCCGCCGCCCGGGGCATCCCGGTGCCGGTGACCAAAGACCGGCCCTACAGCATGGACCGCAACCTCTGGCACCTGAGCCACGAGGGCGGCGACCTGGAGGACCCCTTGAACGAACCGAAGGACGACCTCTACCTCATCATCACCCCGCCGGAGCAGGCCCCCGATAAGCCGGCTTACGTGACCATTGACTTCGAAAAGGGTGTTCCCGTGGCCGTGGACGGGGAAAAACTGGACGCCGTCGCCCTGGTAACAAAGCTCAATGACCTGGCGGCAGCCAATGGCGTAGGCATCGACGACATTGTCGAGAACCGCCTGGTGGGCATGAAATCCCGGGGCGTTTATGAAACCCCGGGGGGGACCATCCTCTATACCGCCCACCGGGAATTGGAGTACCTGACCCTGGACCGCATGACCATGCACTTCAAGGAAATAGTAGCCGCCAAATACGCCGAGTTGGTCTATGACGGCAACTGGTTTTCTCCCTTGAAAAAGGCCCTGGACGCCTTTGTGGACAGCACCCAGGAGACGGTGACCGGTACGGTACGCCTGAAGCTCTATAAAGGTAGCTGCACCCCGGCCGGAGCTAAATCGCCTTATTCTATCTACAGTGAGGACCTGGTCACCTTCGGCGCCGGCGGCGACTACGACCACAAAGACGCCACCGGTTTCATCAACCTCTTCGGCCTGCCCTTGAAGGTCCGGGCGTTGATGGAGCAGAAGGCCGGACTGAAGTAA
- the argF gene encoding ornithine carbamoyltransferase, whose protein sequence is MADLAGSLKGRDFISLKDFTTAEIIYLLDLADDLKAKLKRGEPHPLLAGKSLGMIFTKRSTRTRVSFEVGMYQLGGYPLFLTKDDLQLGRGETIADTARVLSRYLDGIMIRTYSHRDVEELAEHASIPVINGLTDFLHPTQVLADIMTIREWKGKIKGLNLTFIGDGNNVAHSLMYGGARVGLNVTIACPSGYEPMPQVVEEARRMAADNGCQIAVTNNIKEAAEGADILYTDVWASMGQEEEAEKRRQAFRKFQINGELLQLAKPDAMVLHCLPAHRGEEITDEVMDGPQSAVFDEAENRLHAHKAIMAALM, encoded by the coding sequence ATGGCCGATCTTGCCGGGAGCCTTAAAGGCCGCGACTTCATTTCTCTGAAGGATTTTACCACCGCAGAGATTATCTACCTTTTAGACCTGGCCGACGACCTCAAGGCCAAACTCAAGAGGGGAGAACCCCACCCCCTGCTGGCCGGTAAAAGCCTGGGGATGATCTTTACCAAACGTTCCACCCGCACCAGGGTCTCCTTTGAAGTAGGTATGTACCAGCTGGGGGGATACCCCCTTTTCCTCACCAAAGACGACCTGCAGTTGGGCCGGGGGGAGACCATTGCCGACACCGCCCGGGTCCTTTCCCGTTACCTGGACGGGATCATGATCCGGACCTATTCCCACCGGGATGTGGAGGAACTGGCGGAGCACGCCTCCATCCCGGTCATTAACGGCTTGACGGATTTCCTGCACCCCACCCAGGTCCTGGCGGATATCATGACCATCCGGGAGTGGAAGGGTAAGATTAAAGGACTGAACCTGACCTTTATCGGTGACGGCAATAACGTAGCCCACTCCCTGATGTACGGCGGCGCCCGGGTGGGCCTCAACGTCACCATCGCCTGCCCCTCCGGATATGAACCCATGCCCCAGGTGGTGGAAGAGGCCCGGCGCATGGCCGCCGACAACGGCTGCCAGATCGCCGTCACTAACAACATCAAAGAGGCGGCTGAAGGCGCCGATATCCTGTACACCGACGTCTGGGCGAGCATGGGCCAGGAGGAAGAGGCCGAGAAACGGCGCCAGGCCTTCCGCAAGTTCCAGATCAACGGCGAGCTCCTCCAACTGGCTAAACCCGACGCCATGGTCCTCCATTGCCTGCCCGCCCACCGGGGCGAGGAGATCACCGATGAGGTTATGGATGGACCCCAGTCGGCCGTCTTTGACGAGGCCGAGAACCGTCTCCACGCCCACAAGGCCATTATGGCGGCGTTGATGTAA
- a CDS encoding acetylornithine transaminase, which produces MDNATIVAQGEKYVMRTYGRYPMAIVRGEGARVWDADGKEYLDFVAGLAVNSLGHCHPRVVEAIREQAGQLLHCSNLYWIEPQVELAQLLVDNSALDKVFFCNSGAEANEAAIKLARKYAKEHRGPESYEIITMRRSFHGRTLATLTATGQEKFHRGFAPLPAGFRYVPFNDLSSLRAAVGPRTCAVMLEPVQGEGGVYAANKDYLQAVRALCDDEGLLLIFDEVQCGLGRTGYLFAYQYYAVEPDILTLAKALAGGVPIGAMLAKEKAAAAFAPGDHASTFGGNPLATAAGVAAFKALLEEGIVENARVQGEYFRRQLEGLVREFPQLTEVRGRGFLLGVEIDGSAAEVVAACQERGLLINAIHGHVLRFLPPLIVGRGEIDQAVAILREALQEVLGEGQK; this is translated from the coding sequence ATGGATAACGCGACCATTGTCGCCCAGGGAGAAAAGTACGTCATGCGGACTTACGGGCGCTACCCCATGGCCATTGTCCGGGGCGAGGGCGCCCGGGTCTGGGATGCCGATGGCAAGGAATACCTGGACTTTGTCGCCGGCCTGGCCGTTAACTCCCTGGGGCACTGCCATCCCCGGGTAGTGGAAGCCATCCGGGAACAGGCCGGCCAGCTCCTGCACTGCTCCAACCTTTACTGGATTGAGCCCCAGGTCGAGCTGGCCCAACTGCTGGTGGATAACTCGGCCCTGGATAAGGTCTTTTTCTGCAACAGCGGCGCCGAGGCCAACGAGGCGGCCATCAAGCTCGCCCGCAAATATGCCAAGGAGCACCGGGGACCGGAGAGCTACGAGATTATCACCATGCGCCGTTCCTTCCACGGCCGCACCCTGGCCACCCTGACGGCCACCGGTCAAGAGAAATTCCACCGCGGCTTTGCCCCCCTGCCGGCAGGCTTTAGATACGTCCCCTTCAACGACCTCTCCAGCCTCCGGGCGGCGGTCGGCCCCCGCACCTGCGCCGTCATGCTGGAACCCGTCCAGGGAGAAGGCGGCGTCTACGCGGCTAATAAGGACTACCTCCAGGCCGTCCGCGCCCTCTGCGACGACGAAGGACTCTTGCTCATCTTTGACGAAGTCCAGTGCGGCCTGGGCCGGACGGGGTACCTCTTCGCTTACCAGTATTACGCAGTCGAGCCCGACATCCTTACCCTGGCCAAGGCCCTGGCTGGCGGCGTGCCCATCGGCGCCATGCTGGCCAAAGAAAAGGCGGCGGCCGCCTTTGCCCCCGGGGACCATGCCTCCACCTTCGGCGGCAACCCCCTGGCGACGGCGGCCGGGGTGGCAGCCTTCAAGGCCCTGCTGGAAGAGGGGATTGTCGAGAACGCCCGGGTGCAGGGGGAGTATTTTCGCCGGCAGCTGGAGGGACTGGTCCGGGAATTCCCGCAGTTGACTGAGGTGCGGGGCCGCGGCTTCCTGCTGGGGGTGGAGATTGACGGCTCGGCGGCGGAGGTGGTGGCCGCCTGCCAGGAGCGGGGCCTCTTAATCAACGCCATCCACGGCCATGTTCTCCGCTTCCTGCCGCCTTTGATTGTCGGCCGCGGGGAGATTGATCAGGCGGTGGCCATCTTAAGGGAAGCCCTGCAGGAAGTCCTGGGCGAGGGCCAGAAATAG
- the argB gene encoding acetylglutamate kinase produces the protein MTLSPLEKTGILIEALPYIRQFYGKTVVIKYGGHAMVNCELKKAVMQDAVLMHLVGMRPVIVHGGGPEITSMLKRLGKQSQFIQGQRVTDAETMEIVEMVLVGKINKEIVANLHRYGGKAIGLCGKDAHLIEASKQVAHVQKDGAEIDLDLGYVGQVEQINPGIIETVIAEGYIPVVAPIGVGPEGESYNINADLVAGELAVALQADKLVLLTDVEGILADRDDPASLISSLEVGRVPELIQQGVIAGGMIPKVNCCIRALEGGVKKTHIIDGRIPHSILLEIFTDTGVGTMVVPG, from the coding sequence ATGACCCTTTCGCCCCTGGAAAAGACGGGCATCTTAATCGAAGCCCTGCCCTATATCCGCCAGTTCTACGGCAAAACCGTCGTCATCAAATACGGCGGCCATGCCATGGTCAACTGCGAGCTAAAAAAGGCCGTCATGCAGGACGCTGTCCTCATGCACCTGGTAGGCATGCGACCGGTCATCGTCCATGGCGGCGGGCCGGAAATCACCAGCATGCTAAAGCGCCTGGGCAAGCAGTCCCAGTTTATCCAGGGCCAGCGGGTAACCGACGCCGAGACCATGGAGATTGTGGAAATGGTCCTGGTAGGGAAGATTAATAAGGAGATTGTCGCCAATCTCCACCGCTACGGCGGCAAGGCCATCGGCCTCTGCGGCAAGGACGCCCACCTTATCGAAGCCAGTAAACAGGTGGCCCACGTCCAGAAGGACGGCGCTGAAATTGACCTGGACCTGGGTTATGTCGGCCAGGTGGAGCAGATCAACCCTGGCATCATTGAGACCGTCATCGCCGAGGGCTATATCCCCGTGGTCGCGCCCATCGGCGTGGGGCCGGAGGGGGAGAGCTATAACATCAACGCCGACCTGGTGGCCGGCGAGCTGGCCGTAGCCCTTCAGGCTGATAAACTGGTCCTGCTGACGGACGTCGAGGGCATCCTGGCCGACCGGGACGACCCCGCCTCCCTGATCTCCTCCCTGGAGGTTGGCCGGGTACCAGAACTGATCCAGCAGGGCGTTATTGCCGGCGGCATGATCCCTAAAGTCAACTGCTGCATCCGCGCCCTGGAGGGCGGCGTCAAGAAAACCCATATTATCGACGGCCGCATCCCCCACTCCATTCTCCTGGAGATCTTCACCGATACCGGCGTGGGGACCATGGTGGTGCCAGGGTAA
- the argJ gene encoding bifunctional ornithine acetyltransferase/N-acetylglutamate synthase, whose translation MQDLQPVAGGITAPRGFVAAGVHAGLKKEKLDLALIVSEVPATAAAVYTRNRVKAAPLLVTAEHLKSGRARAIVANSGNANACTGERGYRDAREMAAVTAAAVGCEPWQVVVASTGVIGVPLPMDKITAGIQAAAAGLAVEGGANAAAAIMTTDTRVKEIAVQLSLGGETVTIAGIAKGSGMIHPNMGTMLCFLTTDAAMEREDLEQALRTVVDRTFNMVTVDGDTSTNDMAVILANGCADNAPLTIEEHAAFRTGLEYVCRYLARLIARDGEGASKLITVEVHGAATEVEARQVARAVAGSNLVKSAIFGADANWGRIICAAGYSGAAVDPEKIDIYLASRAGREEMAAGGEPLPFSEARAAAILKEDEITIILDLNQGAATATAWGCDLTYDYVKINASYRT comes from the coding sequence ATGCAAGACTTGCAGCCGGTTGCCGGCGGCATTACCGCCCCGCGGGGATTTGTCGCTGCCGGCGTCCACGCCGGTTTGAAAAAAGAGAAACTGGACCTGGCCCTTATTGTCAGCGAGGTACCGGCCACGGCAGCAGCCGTCTATACCCGCAACCGGGTCAAGGCCGCTCCCCTGCTGGTTACGGCCGAACACCTGAAGTCCGGCAGGGCCCGGGCCATTGTCGCCAATAGCGGCAACGCCAACGCCTGCACCGGGGAGCGCGGCTACCGGGATGCCCGCGAAATGGCCGCCGTCACGGCAGCGGCCGTTGGCTGCGAACCCTGGCAGGTGGTGGTGGCCTCCACGGGGGTCATCGGCGTGCCCCTGCCCATGGACAAAATCACCGCCGGTATCCAGGCCGCGGCCGCCGGCCTGGCGGTTGAGGGTGGTGCCAATGCGGCGGCAGCCATCATGACCACCGACACCCGGGTTAAAGAGATTGCCGTCCAGCTCTCTCTGGGAGGGGAGACGGTGACCATCGCCGGCATCGCCAAGGGTTCCGGCATGATCCACCCCAATATGGGCACCATGCTCTGCTTCCTGACCACCGACGCGGCTATGGAGCGGGAGGACCTGGAACAGGCCCTGCGGACGGTGGTGGACCGGACCTTCAACATGGTCACCGTCGACGGCGACACCAGCACCAATGATATGGCCGTCATCCTGGCCAACGGCTGCGCTGATAATGCCCCCCTGACCATTGAGGAACACGCGGCCTTCCGTACCGGGCTGGAGTACGTCTGCCGTTACCTGGCGCGCCTTATTGCCCGGGACGGAGAGGGGGCCAGCAAATTGATAACTGTGGAGGTTCACGGCGCCGCCACCGAGGTGGAGGCCCGCCAGGTGGCCCGGGCCGTAGCCGGTTCCAACCTGGTCAAGAGCGCCATCTTTGGCGCCGACGCCAACTGGGGCCGCATCATCTGCGCTGCCGGTTACTCCGGCGCAGCCGTAGACCCGGAAAAAATCGATATCTACCTGGCCAGCCGCGCCGGCCGCGAGGAGATGGCCGCCGGCGGCGAACCCCTGCCCTTCAGCGAGGCAAGGGCAGCGGCCATCTTAAAGGAAGATGAAATAACCATTATCCTGGACCTGAACCAGGGTGCCGCCACCGCCACCGCCTGGGGCTGCGACTTGACCTACGATTATGTAAAGATCAACGCCTCGTACCGGACATAA